DNA from Solanum stenotomum isolate F172 chromosome 3, ASM1918654v1, whole genome shotgun sequence:
TAGCACTGCTATATATTTTGACTTAGTTGCCATTGTATCCTTAAGTAAAACATTTTTATGAAGTAAGGTACAATTTTAATAAATTCTACCAAGGAGGTACTTAAAACCTTCAGAAGGGAGCGTTGGGTTTATCTTAATAGTTAGAGTATCATAGCCctcaaggcctagctcaagtggcaaaaggtggaggatttgtggcttaggttgCAGGTTCAAGCCTCACACCATGCAAAGGAatcccggtatttaagtggagaagggtagagggggggcgggcccattatccacagagtttagaaggctgtgattggtccaaagggcgggtcacaaacagatttctcggttatcaaaaaaaaataaaaaatagttagagCATCATAGCTTCCAAAAATCCATAAGAAGGCTGTGTTGTCTAGGATAGTGTGTCTACACCATGAATACAGGGAGTGTAGATATCTATTACTTTACAAAAGAAGAATGTCTCGTCATTTCCTAGTACTATTTGTTCTTCCTTCTCCAACCAATGGTCCACATGATTCATAATGGATAGTGTTCAAAGTTTGCTTCTTTCCTTCTCAATCCTTTCTCCGTGCCAGTAAGATAGTAGACTTCTCACATCTTGGGGCATCATCTAAAAAAACTCCAAAAATATTCAAGAGGAAAGACCAAATCTGCCAATTGAATTTGCAATGGAGGAGATGATTGCTGGTTTCCAATGAACCTCCACACAAAAAATACGTAGTGCAAAGTGAGTAAACTCATCTCTATAATGCTACTTGGGTTAGACGGGCCCTCTTTTGCTGCTAACCATCCAAAGCAAGCTTCTGTTGGCTGCCTTTGCTTTCCATAGTATGTTCCAAGGCCAGTTGATCTCCCAGCTCCTTGATTTGCAGCAGAgaggagtaatttttttttactgaatATCAACCATTTTTGCTGGTtgaaacaaaactaagaacccCCTCTTGTTAACATCAGGAGAGATATGCCACGAATAATTCAATTTCATCCCGTATCCAATTATTTAAACCCCTTCTAAAATGTAACTTCCATTTTGGGAGTAAATTGAAATTGCATAGTGGATATGTGCAGGCATAAGATGCATATATTGGAAAGTTGTATCAGACTATATTGTGCAATATGCATCATGGACAGGAGGAAACTTGCTGCTATGCTATAGACAGCTATTCTGCATAAGAAAGCATTCAGACAAATTTCTTTGTAGTTTTGTGAAATTTTCTGCAAATTGGCTGTGTTAGCTGATTTTAGTGAAATACTGGCAGACTTTATTGGCTCCTTTTACAAACTTCTCCATCAAATTGTTAGTGGTACTTGTACTGTTGTTTCATCCTCCTTTATCTTGCTTTCTATTGCTAATGTCACGTGTCATCCACTTGATTGGGCAGCTAGCTGGTCGGAAGTGCCATGAGTGTGGACAACCTCTGCCTGAGAGTTTTGAGCCTCCTGCAGATGAGCCTTGGACAACTGGGATTTTTGGATGTGCAGAAGACAAAGATAGCTGTAAGTTATTTTTTTGTACTTAGCATTGCCCTATAAACAATTGGCAGTCTTCTCCAGTGCTGTTTATTATCTACTTGTTGCATTATTCCTGAGGCTTGAAATGGTGTTGGGACAGATGATGAATGGCATCTGAATTCTGAAACTGCCATAATGTGATATAACTTTGGAAGTGTTGATCTTTGTGTTCTTCCAATGTAACTCAATTTATCTGCAATATATATTTGCATCTATTCGCTTGCAAGTGTTTTATAGTGCATTTTTTAAGTTGGAGCTATTTCTTTTTGTAAGCAACACTGCAACAGTTATTACTTGTCTGCTACAGAAAGCTGTGAAAACTCAGGATTCACAGTATCTAAAAACAACTAGTGCTGTTTGCCTTGATTCATCATCTGTAGCTTCATTACACTCTCATGTcctgtttttatatttttaaccaAAACAAAGGTGGTTTTTTAAATCACCCAAGGGTGTGTTCTAGTGGTCAATCGAGTGGTGGGTCAAAACCTTGGTGACAAGGTTCAAATACGAAGAAGGCAGCCCAGTGCACAAAGCATCCTGCCTTCATGGATGACCAACCTAGCATAAACAAAAAATACTAGGTGATATCGTTTCTTCAAGGTGGATAGAGTTATTACTTCGTACTTGTGCCGATGGGAGGTAGCAGGTACCCGGTGGAATAATCAAGGAGCGTGAAAACAGACTCAGACAATGCCATTATTAAGGAAAGAATAAGACAAAGGTGGTCTTTCTGAGACCAATTATGGCTGACCAAGTGTGGTTAGTTTGTCCGTCTGTCTTGCAAGTGGCTGGCGGTTTCACATGAATACAGTATGTGTGCCTTGATCTTGATGACCAATCTGGTATTTGCTTACTACACATTAAACTGGTCTTAAGAGATGAACTCTAGGGCTAAAGCTGCTAATTGTTTATCTTTTGATTAATTCATCTGAATTAGATTTGAAACTATACAAGCTGGATAAGCATACTCTTTGTAGTAAAGTGACATTAATCTTTCAGTAGTGGATGGATACCTTTTTAATCTACCTTTTTAATCTGCAAAAGATATGTTTTCTGTTAAGCTAGTCATGTGGTCGTTTACTATTTTGTTGGGCTTGATTTCTGGCATTCCCTAGCATCTCTGAATAAATATTTGCATCACATTCTTGATTATGATTTATGAGGCATGCATTTTGTGTCAGTTTATGTGTCATGCTGCTTCTGACTCTAATTGTTGATTACCTGTATAGGCTGGAGAGGACTTTTCTGCCCATGTGTCTTGTTTGGGCATAATGTTGAGAGCCTAAGAGACGATGATACTCCTTGGTCTACTCCTTGCATTTGTCATGCCATTTTCATTGAGGGTGGAATTGCTGTTGCAGCTGCTACAGCAGCATTTCATGGTATTGATCCAAGGACGTCATTCCTCATCTGTGAAGGTTTattatttagttggtggatgTGTGGCATATACACTGGTTTGGTTCGTCAGTCACTGCAGAAGAAGTATCATCTCAAGGTACTCAATTTTTCCTGTATCATATCCGATATTATGCATAATTGGCTTCAATTTCTCAACTCTTGGCCTTGATTGATTTGGTCGACAGTTATTTATAtttaccaaaataaaaaaagaacctGTCCTAGCAAAATTTGGTGTTTGATAATTTTTGTAGATAGCTCtggaccaattttttttttaataggcGTTGTTGGACTTATACTGTCTCAACTCTCAAAACCAACTGTAATTTCTTGTGGTTTTCTGAAAAAGGCATTTAAAGTATATTATTGATTAGATATAATGTGTTTCAAGTGAGAAAATGAAATCTGGCACCTCATCAATTCTTCCTGAGTTCACTGCTAGGCCATGCGACAATTTCATATCTACAGCTAATATTGCAAATGTGCAGAGTAACAGGCTTTTGTGTCAGATTGTACCTCATATTACATGCTACTTTCTTAACATGCAGAATTCCCCCTGCGACCCCTGCATGGTGCATTGCTGCCTGCACTGGTGTGCCTTATGCCAGGAGCACCGGGAGATGAAGAGTCGTCTGTCAGATAACGTTGCCATGCAAATGACAATAGTTAACCCTCCACCTGTTCAGGAGATGAATGCTGCTGTCGACAACCGAGAATCTGGACCATCCTCTGCAAATGGGGTCAATCAAACTAACCTCGAGATGCAAGCTCTATGAAGGTTGTTCATCGTTGCTGTCAACTTGGTAAATCAGGTATAGTTGAAACAAGGTGTATTCTGCTACTGGCAGAGTCAGATTTGGAGCTATGTTTATACagatgaaaatggaaaaaagaaagatttgtCTTTTTTAAAGGGGTATGGTTCATCAtgcatataaatttttttggtgaaaCGTGGTGTTTCGTGTTCAGGAAGAAGTTAGTGGATGGGCTTTTTAGACGCACAAACTAGGCTATTATAATGTTTTTTGTTATCTGCTGAAAATGTTCATGACGTTAAAGTTCTTGAACTACATTATGTCATAGGTACCACccaatcaattttcttttgttctttatATATAGCACATTCATATGTTCTTATatatttagggtgtgtttggtatgaaggaaaatgttttttggaaaatgtttttcaaatcaactcatttttctcaaatttaaggaaaatgacttcaaaatttaaggaaaacattttccaaaactatctttcaatttcaaattacaattactttttggttgaaaaaatcaatttattttgtccctactcTCAAATCAGCCCCCCAACCATCCccccccaaaaaataattttaaagcttgtttttaaattcaatttttttatcccatcccctcccaaaaaaatattaaaaattgtttttgaaagatatttctaatttaatttttttatttttttacacccCACCCACTACCCTCGCCCCCCATCAGCCCCCTATCAACCCCCTATCAGCCCCCCAACCctcttcaaaaagaaaaaaaattaagtttgtttttaaaaaatattttcaatttcaaatttttattttttcatcccgaTCCACAAGCNNNNNNNNNNNNNNNNNNNNNNNNNNNNNNNNNNNNNNNNNNNNNNNNNNNNNNNNNNNNNNNNNNNNNNNNNNNNNNNNNNNNNNNNNNNNNNNNNNNNNNNNNNNNNNNNNNNNNNNNNNNNNNNNNNNNNNNNNNNNNNNNNNNNNNNNNNNNNNNNNNNNNNNNNNNNNNNNNNNNNNNNNNNNNNNNNNNNNNNNNNNNNNNNNNNNNNNNNNNNNNNNNNNNNNNNNNNNNNNNNNNNNNNNNNNNNNNNNNNNNNNNNNNNNNNNNNNNNNNNNNNNNNNNNNNNNNNNNNNNNNNNNNNNNNNNNNNNNNNNNNNNNNNNNNNNNNNNNNNNNNNNNNNNNNNNNNNNNNNNNNNNNNNNNNNNNNNNNNNNNNNNNNNNNNNNNNNNNNNNNNNNNNNNNNNNNNNNNNNNNNNNNNNNNNNNNNNNNNNNNNNNNNNNNNNNNNNNNNNNNNNNNNNNNNNNNNNNNNNNNNNNNNNNNNNNNNNNNNNNNNNNNNNNNNNNNNNNNNNNNNNNNNNNNNNNNNNNNNNNNNNNNNNNNNNNNNNNNNNNNNNNNNNNNNNNNNNNNNNNNNNNNNNNNNNNNNNNNNNNNNNNNNNNNNNNNNNNNNNNNNNNNNNNNNNNNNNNNNNNNNNNNNNNNNNNNNNNNNNNNNNNNNNNNNNNNNNNNNNNNNNNNNNNNNNNNNNNNNNNNNNNNNNNNNNNNNNNNNNNNNNNNNNNNNNNNNNNNNNNNNNNNNNNNNNNNNNNNNNNNNNNNNNNNNNNNNNNNNNNNNNNNNNNNNNNNNNNNNNNNNNNNNNNNNNNNNNNNNNNNNNNNNNNNNNNNNNNNNNNNNNNNNNNNNNNNNNNNNNNNNNNNNNNNNNNNNNNNNNNNNNNNNNNNNNNNNNNgggatgaaaaaaataaaaatttgaagttgataatattttttaaaaacaaacttaattttttttttttgaaggggGTGGGGGGTGATAGGGtggtaaaaaattgaaattagaaatatcttttaaaacaatttttaatatatttttgggagggggtgggggtaggggtgagggtggggtaaagaaattgaatttaaaaacaagatttaaaattattatttttttggggagagggggctggtttgagggcagggacaaaataaattgattttttcaacaaaaaagtaattgtaatttgaagttagaagagagttttggaaaatgttttccttaagttttgaagggaagtcattttccttaaatttgaggaaaatgagttgatttggaaaacattttccaacatataacccaaccaaacatgagaaaattgaaaaacattttccgaaaaatattttccttcataccaaacacacccttagttcCGTCTCTTTTTCCTTACTCATTATTGTCACTGCCCCCAGCCTCTTGATCCCCCAAATGAAAAGTACGTGCAAAATGGAACTATATAGAGATTTTACGCAGGTGTTAAGTTCCATGCGTGCCGAGGAAACACAAAAGTTGTGCAACACTTCAGAAAGCATAAGGACGATCCCTTTTTCCCAACAAAATGGATTTTAATTACTAATAAGATCTTGTATAGCTCGCGTATTCTGatactatttattttcttattgagtgttacattctattttattttatgaaggagaatatttttcatgaaaaatgttttttgtttttggaaaatcagttgaatttttatttattttcttgtgtgATAATTAAGCAAAAAGagattattttaagagtatttgTGTAAAAAAAACTATAGGAGGGGTGGGGAGTGGGCTGGTCAAAggtgtagggtttaggggttttgaCTGGGTGGGAGAATATATAGAATATAGAacttgttttttctattttcacttTACCTCCCGAAATAGGATAGAATAACTTATTTAATTTGTCTCCTAAATAAATACATACAATTATAAAGAAAGAATATTCAAGAAAGTTCTCGCAAGTCCAAATATGTTTGGACTGGGAAACAACTCCTTGTCCATCTAGGATTCTAATTACAATCAACGTATTATAGATAAACGTCCATAAAATCTTTACATTAGGCTAACATCATTATACAATATTGTCTTCAACATGAACAGTTCGAATAATAGGTTTAATTTGGTGATCCCACCACGAagttcatgtataaaatgtagtAATTCTAACGGCTATAGACGTTTCGATCTATATAACGATGATTGTTATTCGTGCAACAACGAACTCGAAGATGTATTAATTTTTGCAGAAGAAGATATGGTGGGTTTTGTTAGAGAGAAAAAGCCAAAGCAAAGAAGTAGCATCGCAAAACTAATATACTCTGTTGAGTGTTTCCAGTTTTTGAAGCTCTTAGTCCCTATCAAGTAGCAACTCCCATAATTGCTATAggtttcttcttttgttttttagttTCTTATCTTTTTAATGTTTGTAAGCATAGTCATTAATTAACTAATGTTGTATGAAGTTGGGCttattttatttgcttttttctttgtttggaAAACCGTTACTATTCATGATGCTAATTGTGTTAAGTAAGTACTTCAAAAATCACAATAATATATATGGTGCAATTCAACTTGGGAAGGGTGATGTGTACACATTTTTAGtaaaattgaagaatatgatAATAGGAGAATTACTAATAATATTGCTGATGAGAGAAACTAAATAAAGTTTTACAACGTAATCTAGTAACATTCTAGGGTTATATCCTCGATAAGTATTAATTAAGTggatttaattatatttagtt
Protein-coding regions in this window:
- the LOC125860571 gene encoding cell number regulator 6-like; this encodes MAEGGNASRYVKLTKDQAPREDIKPGELNQPIDVPQLAGRKCHECGQPLPESFEPPADEPWTTGIFGCAEDKDSCWRGLFCPCVLFGHNVESLRDDDTPWSTPCICHAIFIEGGIAVAAATAAFHGIDPRTSFLICEGLLFSWWMCGIYTGLVRQSLQKKYHLKNSPCDPCMVHCCLHWCALCQEHREMKSRLSDNVAMQMTIVNPPPVQEMNAAVDNRESGPSSANGVNQTNLEMQAL